A region of the Litchfieldia alkalitelluris genome:
ACCACCATTTACATAGTATTTTTTAATTGGCTAGTTTTTTTCTTTAACTATAATTACTTCAAAAAAAGAAGTGTTTATATGTAAAAATAGAGCCTAACTAAGAAATAGGTGAAAACTATAATGAAACAACATATACGTGAATCAATAAATTGGAGTCTTGGGATTGCCGTTATCACTTTTGTGTTAGCGGCTATTTTTACTATTGTTTCAACCTTTGCTTTATCAGGACTAACATGGGCTGTTGGTACATTAGTTGTTTTAATAATTGTACTTATAGGGATCTTTTTTGATATGCTAGGAATTGCAGCAACAGCAGCTGATGAAGTGCCATTCCATGCAATGGCATCTAAAAAGGTAAATGGGTCAAAAAGTGCTATACATATCGTTCGTAATGCTGATCGGTTTGCTAGCTTTTGTAATGATGTTATAGGTGATATTTCCGGAATTATCAGTGGAACCGCGACTGCGATTGTTGTTTTGCAGTTAACTGTGTCTACGCAACATACTGAAGGATCTGTTTTTCACTATGTTGTGTCAGTTGTTTTTACAAGCCTGGTCGCTGCCTTAACAGTTGGTGGCAAGGCGATTGGTAAGTCGATGGCGATTCGATTTTCAACCGAAATCATATTTCAAGTTGGTCGCATCTTTCATTTTATTGAAAACAAGTTTAAAATTGTGATAATAAAGGATAAAAAGAAACAGAGAAATTCGAACCGAAAGTGAGTGGTCCTCTTGGATCTATCAGCAATAAAAAATCCAGCGTTTTTAAAGGATATGACAAATCAAGAATTAGAGGCGCTAAGTAAAGAAATTAGAAAATTTTTAATAGAAAAGCTATCTGTTACTGGAGGACACATTGGTCCAAATCTTGGGGTAGTGGAACTAACTATCGCATTACACAAAGAATTTGATAGCCCAAAAGATAAATTTATTTGGGATGTTGGGCATCAGTCTTATGTTCACAAAATTCTTACTGGTAGAGCTTGTGACTTCGATACGCTACGCCAATACGAGGGGTTATGTGGTTTTCCTAAGCGTAATGAGAGTGAGCATGATGTTTGGGAAACTGGTCATAGCTCAACGAGTTTATCAGCAGCAATGGGCATGGTTGTTGCGAGAGATTTGAAAAAAAGTGGAGAGTTTATTTTACCGATTATTGGTGATGGAGCATTAACTGGTGGAATGGCCCTTGAAGCGTTAAATCATATAGGGCATGAAAAGAAAGATATGATCGTAATCTTGAACGACAATGAAATGTCTATTGCGCCAAATGTTGGAGCACTTCATAATGTTCTTGGAAGATTAAGAACGGCTGGGAAGTATCATTGGGTTAAAGATGAGCTAGAATATCTTCTGAAAAAAATCCCTGCAGTTGGTGGAAAGCTTGCAAGCACAGCTGAGCGGGTAAAAGATAGCTTGAAATATTTTCTTGTTTCTGGTGTCTTTTTTGAAGAACTAGGATTTACTTATCTCGGACCAGTAGATGGACATAATTACGATGATCTATTCGAAAATCTCCAATACGCGAAAAAGACGAAGGGTCCCGTACTTTTACATGTTTTAACAAAAAAAGGTAAAGGGTATCGCCCAGCCGAGTCTGATACGATTGGTACTTGGCATGGAACAGGTCCATATAAAATTGAAACAGGTGATTTTGTAAAACCTACTAACATTGCACCGGCATGGAGTTCGTTAGTAAGTGAAACAGTTAGGAAGCTAGCTCGTGAGGATGACCGCATTGTGGCGATTACACCGGCGATGCCTGTGGGATCAAAGCTTGAGAACTTTGCGAAAGAGTTTCCAGAGAGAATGTATGATGTTGGGATCGCTGAGCAACATGCAGCAACCATGGCAGCTGGCCTAGCCACACAAGATATGAAGCCATTTTTAGCGATTTACTCGACCTTTCTACAAAGGGCTTATGATCAAGTTGTCCATGATATTTGTCGTCAAAACTTAAATGTGTTTATTGGAATTGACCGAGCAGGATTGGTTGGGGCTGATGGAGAAACACATCAAGGTGTTTTTGATATCGCCTTCTTAAGGCATATTCCTAATATGGTTCTAATGATGCCAAAAGATGAAAATGAAGGTCAACACATGGTTAAAACTGCAATTGATTATAATGAAGGACCGATAGCTATTCGATATCCAAAAGGAAACGGTTTAGGGGTTAAGATGGATGAAACCTTAAAAGCATTACCGATTGGTTCTTGGGAAGTGTTAAAGGATGGACAAGATATTGCCATTTTAACATTCGGTACTACGATACCGATGGCACTTGAAGCAGCTGAAAAATTAGAAGCCGAAGATGTTTCTGTAAAAGTGATAAATGCAAGATTTATTAAACCGCTTGATGAAGATATGCTTCATGGATTATTTGCATCAAAAATGCCTATCTTAACAATTGAGGAAGCTGTTCTACAGGGTGGATTTGGAAGTGCTGTAATTGAATTTGCGCATGACAAAGGTTATTATCAATCCACGATTGATCGAATGGGAATTCCAGACAAGTTTATTGAACATGGAAATGTTAATGAACTTTTAGAAGAAATTGGACTAACGACCGAGGACGTTCAAAAAAGAGTTCATCGCATTTTACCAAAAAAACAAAAAAGGGCATGATTATGGGAACAAAAAAAGAACGATTAGATGTGATCCTTGTTGAACGTGGTCTGATCGAGACCAGAGAAAAGGCAAAGAGAACAATCATGGCAGGTCTAGTCTATTCTAATGAAGAAAGACTAGACAAGCCTGGAGAAAAAGTGGATCGTGAAATCCCTTTAACTATTAAGGGGAAAGTAATGCCTTATGTAAGTCGCGGGGGTCTAAAGTTAGAAAAGGCGCTTCAAGAATTCGAACTAACGATTACTGATAAAATACTAATAGATATCGGTTCTTCAACAGGTGGATTTACTGATTGTGCACTTCAGAATGGCGCTAAACTTTCATATGCACTTGATGTTGGCTATAATCAGTTAGCGTGGAAATTGAGGCAGGATGAAAGGGTAGTCGTAATGGAAAGGACGAATTTCCGTTATGTGAAACCTGAGGATTTTCAGGAAGGCCTACCAACTTTTGCTAGCATCGATGTTTCATTCATTTCGCTTAAATTGATTTTGCCAGTATTAAAAACGATTCTTGTTCCAAACAGTGATGTTGTTGCTCTTATTAAACCTCAGTTTGAAGCAGGAAGAGAACAAGTTGGAAAAAAAGGGATTGTTAGAGACCCTAAAGTTCATGAACAGGTTATTAACAAAATTGTCGATTTTGCAATCGCTGAAGGCTATGATTGTGTCAATTTATCGTTTTCGCCAATTACCGGTGGAGATGGTAACATCGAATTTTTAGTCCACTTAAAATGGCTTGAACCCGATCATATTGGCGAGATTCAATCATCTGTTTCTCCTAATGAAGTTGTTGCTCAGGCTCACCGAATACTTAAAGAAAAGAATGAATAAAACCTATTGATGACTAAGATAAAACAAAACTAATGAAAATTTAGTTGAAGTTTGATTAGTCATCTTTTTGTCTTTGGGCTAAATTCGACAATGTGTAAAATTTTTTCAAAAAAAATGTACATTTTTGACGTTATCGGCTAACATTAAGGGTATAAAAATACAATGTGAGTTATAGGTATTTTATTTTGCGAGGTGCCAACATGAATAAAGGTCAGCGTCAC
Encoded here:
- the dxs gene encoding 1-deoxy-D-xylulose-5-phosphate synthase gives rise to the protein MDLSAIKNPAFLKDMTNQELEALSKEIRKFLIEKLSVTGGHIGPNLGVVELTIALHKEFDSPKDKFIWDVGHQSYVHKILTGRACDFDTLRQYEGLCGFPKRNESEHDVWETGHSSTSLSAAMGMVVARDLKKSGEFILPIIGDGALTGGMALEALNHIGHEKKDMIVILNDNEMSIAPNVGALHNVLGRLRTAGKYHWVKDELEYLLKKIPAVGGKLASTAERVKDSLKYFLVSGVFFEELGFTYLGPVDGHNYDDLFENLQYAKKTKGPVLLHVLTKKGKGYRPAESDTIGTWHGTGPYKIETGDFVKPTNIAPAWSSLVSETVRKLAREDDRIVAITPAMPVGSKLENFAKEFPERMYDVGIAEQHAATMAAGLATQDMKPFLAIYSTFLQRAYDQVVHDICRQNLNVFIGIDRAGLVGADGETHQGVFDIAFLRHIPNMVLMMPKDENEGQHMVKTAIDYNEGPIAIRYPKGNGLGVKMDETLKALPIGSWEVLKDGQDIAILTFGTTIPMALEAAEKLEAEDVSVKVINARFIKPLDEDMLHGLFASKMPILTIEEAVLQGGFGSAVIEFAHDKGYYQSTIDRMGIPDKFIEHGNVNELLEEIGLTTEDVQKRVHRILPKKQKRA
- a CDS encoding TlyA family RNA methyltransferase, with amino-acid sequence MGTKKERLDVILVERGLIETREKAKRTIMAGLVYSNEERLDKPGEKVDREIPLTIKGKVMPYVSRGGLKLEKALQEFELTITDKILIDIGSSTGGFTDCALQNGAKLSYALDVGYNQLAWKLRQDERVVVMERTNFRYVKPEDFQEGLPTFASIDVSFISLKLILPVLKTILVPNSDVVALIKPQFEAGREQVGKKGIVRDPKVHEQVINKIVDFAIAEGYDCVNLSFSPITGGDGNIEFLVHLKWLEPDHIGEIQSSVSPNEVVAQAHRILKEKNE